The following proteins are co-located in the Peromyscus eremicus chromosome 13, PerEre_H2_v1, whole genome shotgun sequence genome:
- the Tmem237 gene encoding transmembrane protein 237 isoform X1: MLWVVPVGLASFLPFIPLVCECWLAPEKRGKVFLTRSSVQLILCHFSYCSFCFLDDIPLSHPKKKKSRTKSTLASASSEGLAEPVVDRSSESSEPPAAGLKEAPEAPVQRRQKKTRPPPELETSFTRKPSSPSSLRNENGIDVEAPAEPVIPKPRRKAKKTQPAELQYANELGVEDEDIITDEQRTLDQHSRFTAPTGISQPVGKVFVEKSRRFQAADRSELIKTTENIDVSMDMKPSWTTRDVALSVHRAFRMIGLFSHGFLAGCAVWNIVVIYVLAGDQLSDLSNLLQQYKPLAYPFQSLLYLLLALSTVSAFDRTDFAKTSVAIRNFLALEPTALASFLYFAALILSLSQQMTSDRIHLYTPSVNGSLWAAEVEERILGPWILVNLVVALLVGLSWLFLSYRPAMDLSEELMFFSDVEEYPEKGVQPTA; encoded by the exons ATGCTGTGGGTGGTGCCAGTTGGCCTTGCCAGTTTCTTACCTTTCATTCCCCTCGTATGTGAATGTTGGTTGGCtccagagaagagagggaaagtcTTCCTTACTAGAAGTTCTGTTCAGCTGATTCTCTGCCATTTTTCttattgttctttctgttttttagaTGATATTCCACTTAGCCAtcctaagaaaaagaaatccagaacGAAAAGCACACTAG CGTCTGCTTCTTCGGAAGGCCTCGCTGAGCCCGTTGTTGACAGGAGCTCTGAGAGCAGTGAGCCGCCAGCCGCCGGGCTCAAGGAGGCCCCAGAGGCTCCTGtccagaggaggcagaagaagacaaGGCCACCTCCTG AGTTGGAGACTTCCTTCACTCGAAAGCCATCCAGTCCATCTTCACTACGAAATGAAAATGGCATTGATGTGGAGGCGCCTGCGGAGCCAGTGATTCCAAAACCACGAAGGAAGGCAAA GAAAACCCAGCCAGCCGAACTACAGTATGCTAATGAGCTGGGAGTCGAAGATGAAGACATAATTACGGACGAGCAACGCACTCTGGATCAGCACTCGAGGTTCACAGCGCCCACTGGAATTAGCCAGCCCGTCGGCAAAGTGTTTGTGGAGAAAAGCC ggAGATTTCAGGCGGCAGATCGTTCGGAGTTGATAAAGACCACAGAAAACATAGATGTGTCGATGGACATGAAGCCATCCTGGACCACCCGGGATGTGGCGCTTTCGGTGCACCGGGCTTTCAG GATGATCGGTCTGTTTTCGCATGGCTTCTTGGCTGGCTGTGCTGTGTGGAACATTGTCGTGATCTACGTTCTCGCGGGAGATCAGCTCTCTGACCTTTCCAACCTTCTGCAGCAGTACAAGCCCTTGGCATACCCGTTCCAGAGCCTTCTCTACCTGCTCTTGGCTCTGAGTACTGTTTCAGCGTTTGACAG GACGGACTTTGCTAAAACATCAGTAGCCATCCGGAACTTTCTGGCCCTGGAGCCAACGGCTTTAGCTTCCTTCC TGTACTTTGCTGCTCTAATACTGTCTCTGAGTCAGCAAATGACAAGTGACAGAATCCACCTTTACACACCCTCTGTGAATGGAAGCCTCTG GGCAGCGGAAGTCGAGGAACGGATTCTTGGGCCGTGGATCCTCGTGAATTTGGTGGTGGCTCTTCTGGTTGGGTTGTCCTGGCTCTTTCTGTCTTATAGGCCAGCCATGGATCTTAGTGAag agctaatgttcttctctgaTGTGGAAGAGTACCCTGAGAAAGGAGTCCAGCCAACTGCATAG
- the Tmem237 gene encoding transmembrane protein 237 isoform X2 gives MLWVVPVGLASFLPFIPLVCECWLAPEKRGKVFLTRSSVQLILCHFSYCSFCFLDDIPLSHPKKKKSRTKSTLELETSFTRKPSSPSSLRNENGIDVEAPAEPVIPKPRRKAKKTQPAELQYANELGVEDEDIITDEQRTLDQHSRFTAPTGISQPVGKVFVEKSRRFQAADRSELIKTTENIDVSMDMKPSWTTRDVALSVHRAFRMIGLFSHGFLAGCAVWNIVVIYVLAGDQLSDLSNLLQQYKPLAYPFQSLLYLLLALSTVSAFDRTDFAKTSVAIRNFLALEPTALASFLYFAALILSLSQQMTSDRIHLYTPSVNGSLWAAEVEERILGPWILVNLVVALLVGLSWLFLSYRPAMDLSEELMFFSDVEEYPEKGVQPTA, from the exons ATGCTGTGGGTGGTGCCAGTTGGCCTTGCCAGTTTCTTACCTTTCATTCCCCTCGTATGTGAATGTTGGTTGGCtccagagaagagagggaaagtcTTCCTTACTAGAAGTTCTGTTCAGCTGATTCTCTGCCATTTTTCttattgttctttctgttttttagaTGATATTCCACTTAGCCAtcctaagaaaaagaaatccagaacGAAAAGCACACTAG AGTTGGAGACTTCCTTCACTCGAAAGCCATCCAGTCCATCTTCACTACGAAATGAAAATGGCATTGATGTGGAGGCGCCTGCGGAGCCAGTGATTCCAAAACCACGAAGGAAGGCAAA GAAAACCCAGCCAGCCGAACTACAGTATGCTAATGAGCTGGGAGTCGAAGATGAAGACATAATTACGGACGAGCAACGCACTCTGGATCAGCACTCGAGGTTCACAGCGCCCACTGGAATTAGCCAGCCCGTCGGCAAAGTGTTTGTGGAGAAAAGCC ggAGATTTCAGGCGGCAGATCGTTCGGAGTTGATAAAGACCACAGAAAACATAGATGTGTCGATGGACATGAAGCCATCCTGGACCACCCGGGATGTGGCGCTTTCGGTGCACCGGGCTTTCAG GATGATCGGTCTGTTTTCGCATGGCTTCTTGGCTGGCTGTGCTGTGTGGAACATTGTCGTGATCTACGTTCTCGCGGGAGATCAGCTCTCTGACCTTTCCAACCTTCTGCAGCAGTACAAGCCCTTGGCATACCCGTTCCAGAGCCTTCTCTACCTGCTCTTGGCTCTGAGTACTGTTTCAGCGTTTGACAG GACGGACTTTGCTAAAACATCAGTAGCCATCCGGAACTTTCTGGCCCTGGAGCCAACGGCTTTAGCTTCCTTCC TGTACTTTGCTGCTCTAATACTGTCTCTGAGTCAGCAAATGACAAGTGACAGAATCCACCTTTACACACCCTCTGTGAATGGAAGCCTCTG GGCAGCGGAAGTCGAGGAACGGATTCTTGGGCCGTGGATCCTCGTGAATTTGGTGGTGGCTCTTCTGGTTGGGTTGTCCTGGCTCTTTCTGTCTTATAGGCCAGCCATGGATCTTAGTGAag agctaatgttcttctctgaTGTGGAAGAGTACCCTGAGAAAGGAGTCCAGCCAACTGCATAG